In Methanobacterium paludis, the following proteins share a genomic window:
- a CDS encoding glycosyltransferase family 4 protein, producing the protein MSKQVRILFPDQIHQEKLTGGFLRTFNLAKLASKEFKTYIFGISENEEYEHNFDGIHLVQEKKHKNVLEKVKHYSEGLLSENYSLMKSKKAFLNFDDDKTVFHVEGPLVYNLLKQHNIKNYVLDEQNVYWEFSEFPNFDFKNRIYNKMTAERDKRLEMESLKNATHVLACSDRDKQIMVNEVPEVEGKITVIPNCVSTVNYDNYANLKNIGNKFKVLFVGLLSYQPNTDAVNIICNNIAPKCDENVEFFIAGNNHPVIKSKPKNVKFLGYVEDLKKCISEADICIAPLRYGSGTRLKILEYMVMGKPVVSTSKGAEGINYVNNKHIVIEDNIESFAAVIDDLLKDEKRRTQLGKEAKKLIKSKYDWQIYKKTLNKVYNEVLNAD; encoded by the coding sequence ATGTCAAAACAAGTACGGATACTGTTCCCTGATCAAATTCACCAAGAAAAGCTAACTGGAGGGTTTTTAAGGACGTTTAATCTAGCTAAACTAGCTTCTAAAGAATTTAAAACTTATATTTTTGGTATTTCTGAAAATGAAGAGTATGAGCATAATTTCGATGGAATTCATCTAGTGCAAGAAAAAAAGCATAAAAATGTATTGGAAAAAGTTAAACATTATTCAGAAGGACTTCTTTCAGAAAATTATAGTTTGATGAAATCTAAGAAAGCTTTTCTTAATTTTGATGATGACAAGACAGTTTTCCATGTTGAGGGACCTCTGGTTTATAATTTACTAAAACAACACAACATTAAAAATTATGTTCTGGATGAACAAAATGTTTACTGGGAATTTTCAGAATTTCCAAATTTCGACTTTAAAAATAGAATCTACAATAAAATGACAGCTGAAAGGGATAAAAGACTTGAAATGGAATCTCTTAAAAATGCTACCCATGTGCTGGCTTGTTCAGATAGGGATAAACAGATAATGGTAAATGAAGTTCCTGAAGTTGAAGGAAAAATTACTGTTATCCCCAATTGTGTTAGTACTGTTAATTATGATAATTATGCAAATCTTAAAAATATTGGAAACAAGTTTAAAGTGTTATTTGTGGGATTACTTTCCTACCAACCGAATACTGATGCTGTAAATATCATATGCAATAATATAGCACCTAAATGTGATGAAAATGTGGAATTTTTTATAGCTGGTAACAATCATCCCGTTATTAAAAGTAAACCCAAAAATGTAAAATTTTTAGGTTATGTTGAAGACTTAAAAAAATGTATTTCTGAAGCAGATATATGTATTGCACCCCTTAGATATGGCAGTGGGACAAGATTAAAAATATTAGAATATATGGTAATGGGAAAACCAGTTGTATCAACTTCCAAAGGGGCAGAAGGCATAAATTATGTTAATAATAAACATATTGTAATAGAAGATAATATTGAAAGTTTTGCAGCTGTAATTGATGATCTGTTGAAAGATGAAAAAAGAAGAACTCAACTGGGTAAAGAAGCCAAAAAACTTATTAAATCTAAATATGATTGGCAAATTTATAAAAAAACGTTAAATAAAGTTTATAATGAGGTTTTAAATGCAGATTGA
- a CDS encoding glycosyltransferase family 4 protein, with protein sequence MKIILVRSRSIDSAVFKLAETLSKNGHSVTLLVWDRQNNLKRENKGYNVHRFSLRAPYDKWTALFYLPLWWIYEFYFLLIHNADVIHACDFDTLWPAVIAKFIKKFKLFYIIYDFYADNLIKLPEFVRKTIAFLEKSGIKFSDTLFLVDESRYEQVKGAKIKKLIYIYNSPPDYSITHETGIPNDNLVIFYAGLLDKSRGLEYIIATVKELEFTKLIIAGNGNYKNVIEKESELTKNITYLGWLNHDDVLEISFQADVLFAFYDPIIPNNKYASPNKLFESMMCGKPIIMNSETSASKIVQNEDCGITVNYGDIKSIKDALIKLQSPDLREKLGKNGRRAYETKYSWKIMEERLVKSYDCEVI encoded by the coding sequence ATGAAAATAATATTAGTACGTTCAAGATCGATAGATTCAGCAGTATTTAAATTAGCAGAAACTCTATCAAAAAATGGACATTCAGTGACTTTACTAGTTTGGGACAGGCAAAATAACCTTAAAAGAGAAAATAAAGGATATAATGTTCATAGATTTTCATTAAGAGCACCTTATGACAAATGGACAGCATTGTTTTATCTTCCATTGTGGTGGATTTATGAATTCTATTTTTTACTAATCCACAATGCAGATGTTATTCATGCTTGTGATTTTGATACGTTATGGCCTGCAGTAATTGCTAAATTTATCAAAAAATTTAAACTATTCTATATCATATATGATTTTTACGCAGATAACCTCATAAAATTGCCTGAATTTGTAAGAAAAACGATAGCTTTCTTGGAAAAGAGTGGAATAAAGTTTTCTGACACATTATTTTTGGTAGATGAGTCTCGCTATGAACAAGTTAAAGGAGCAAAAATAAAAAAATTAATTTATATTTACAATTCTCCCCCTGATTATTCCATTACCCACGAAACAGGAATTCCAAATGATAATTTGGTGATATTTTATGCGGGTCTTTTAGACAAATCTAGAGGTTTGGAATATATCATTGCTACTGTAAAAGAACTGGAATTTACTAAGTTAATAATTGCAGGCAATGGTAACTACAAAAATGTCATTGAAAAAGAATCGGAACTAACTAAGAATATAACTTATTTAGGATGGCTTAATCATGATGATGTTCTTGAAATAAGTTTTCAAGCAGACGTTCTTTTTGCATTCTATGATCCTATAATACCAAATAATAAATATGCAAGTCCTAACAAATTATTTGAATCTATGATGTGTGGAAAGCCGATAATCATGAATTCTGAAACAAGTGCAAGTAAAATAGTTCAAAATGAAGACTGTGGAATTACTGTAAATTATGGAGATATTAAATCTATTAAAGATGCGTTAATTAAACTTCAAAGTCCAGATCTCCGAGAAAAACTGGGCAAAAATGGAAGAAGAGCTTATGAAACTAAATACAGCTGGAAAATTATGGAAGAACGACTAGTAAAATCTTATGATTGTGAGGTAATTTAA
- a CDS encoding DUF362 domain-containing protein has protein sequence MNDYLAYMSKVTDLKEDIKKSLEFIKWKDRVKSDSTVFVKPNFTYPYYKEGITTSPDLIKAFLEILKDRADNVILGESDGGNHSFTADDAFEGHNMPEICKETGVELVNLSKLPSKKVEDNIQGKKVEVHLPELLLNDVDCFVSVPVLKVHVMTNVTLSMKNLWGCYPDTMRGLHHKNLSRKLTLITKALNPQIVLMDAKYALDGHGPMYGEPKKLDMIFSSNNPVAIDSLGASVMGIPIKTVEHILIAEKEGLGITDLEKIKMNDDWKKFEMQFSSNKTIIDSFSTLLFKSETMAKLVMDSPVTPLIYGVAKHFRNSDEREVVKELEKY, from the coding sequence TTGAATGATTATTTAGCGTACATGTCCAAGGTCACAGACCTTAAAGAGGATATAAAAAAAAGTCTTGAATTTATAAAATGGAAAGATAGGGTTAAATCAGATTCAACTGTATTCGTTAAACCCAATTTCACATATCCATATTATAAAGAAGGTATAACAACTTCACCGGATTTGATTAAAGCTTTCCTTGAAATTTTAAAAGATAGGGCAGATAATGTAATTTTAGGCGAATCTGATGGGGGAAATCATTCATTTACAGCGGATGATGCATTTGAAGGACATAACATGCCTGAAATTTGTAAAGAAACAGGTGTTGAATTGGTAAATTTATCTAAATTACCTTCAAAGAAAGTTGAGGATAACATACAGGGGAAAAAAGTTGAAGTTCATCTTCCAGAACTTCTTTTAAATGATGTGGACTGTTTCGTATCGGTTCCAGTTTTGAAGGTACACGTGATGACAAATGTTACTTTAAGTATGAAAAATCTATGGGGATGTTATCCCGACACCATGAGGGGTCTGCACCACAAAAATCTGAGTCGTAAATTAACATTGATTACGAAGGCTTTGAATCCACAAATTGTTCTCATGGACGCTAAATATGCTTTAGATGGACACGGACCTATGTATGGGGAACCAAAAAAATTGGACATGATATTTTCATCAAACAACCCCGTTGCAATTGACTCTTTAGGTGCATCTGTTATGGGAATTCCAATTAAAACGGTTGAACACATTTTAATCGCAGAAAAAGAAGGTTTAGGCATAACTGACCTTGAAAAGATCAAAATGAATGATGATTGGAAAAAATTTGAAATGCAGTTTAGTTCGAATAAAACTATCATTGATAGTTTTTCAACGCTGCTTTTTAAAAGTGAAACCATGGCTAAGCTGGTTATGGATTCACCGGTCACACCTTTGATCTATGGGGTAGCTAAACACTTCAGAAATTCTGATGAAAGGGAAGTAGTTAAGGAACTGGAGAAGTATTAA
- a CDS encoding glycosyltransferase, with the protein MNILVVQESDWIKRNPHQQHHLMERLSLKGHKVKVIDYPIDWCKGRYKRRNVVENYHKIHAEASVDVISPSILKVPILVYPSLILSHRREIKRQIKEFKPDVIVGFGIINTYFASRTAKKEGIPFIYYWIDVLHRLIPEKGFHALGEHLERATIQNSTEVLTINHKLEEFVKGLGAINTRVIGAGIDLEKFNPDLEGTSIRQQYSITEDDKVLFFMGFLYQFAGLKEVALEFKKDKYKNLKLLIVGDGDAYSDLQNIVEEHDLSGNVILVGHKPYNEIPEFLAASDICILPAYPDEEIMQDIVPIKIYEYMAMGKPVITTRLPGVVKEFGEDNGISYVEKPSDVLVKASDIDVIIEGGKARRFAEDNDWNKITDEFESTLNGVVRIE; encoded by the coding sequence ATGAATATACTTGTTGTTCAGGAATCTGACTGGATCAAAAGGAACCCACACCAGCAGCACCATTTAATGGAACGGCTGTCATTAAAAGGACACAAAGTTAAGGTTATTGACTATCCTATTGACTGGTGTAAAGGAAGATACAAAAGGAGAAATGTGGTCGAAAATTACCATAAGATCCATGCCGAAGCCAGCGTAGATGTAATAAGTCCAAGTATTCTAAAGGTACCGATCCTTGTGTATCCTTCACTCATATTATCCCATAGAAGAGAGATAAAACGCCAGATAAAAGAATTTAAACCTGATGTGATCGTGGGATTTGGGATCATAAACACTTATTTTGCTTCGCGTACAGCTAAAAAAGAGGGAATACCATTCATATATTACTGGATCGATGTTCTCCACAGATTAATTCCTGAGAAAGGATTTCATGCTTTGGGTGAGCATCTTGAAAGGGCAACAATTCAGAATTCCACAGAGGTTCTCACCATAAACCACAAGCTTGAGGAGTTTGTGAAAGGTTTAGGTGCCATCAACACCAGGGTCATAGGTGCAGGTATAGACCTTGAGAAGTTCAACCCTGATCTGGAAGGAACTTCAATACGCCAGCAGTATAGTATAACTGAAGATGATAAAGTATTGTTCTTTATGGGATTTTTATACCAGTTTGCAGGACTTAAAGAGGTAGCTTTAGAGTTCAAAAAAGATAAATATAAAAATTTAAAGCTTTTAATTGTTGGAGACGGTGATGCATATTCAGATCTCCAAAATATCGTGGAAGAACACGATTTAAGTGGGAATGTTATATTGGTAGGACATAAACCTTACAACGAGATCCCTGAATTTTTGGCAGCCTCAGATATCTGCATTTTGCCTGCCTATCCAGATGAGGAGATAATGCAGGACATAGTACCCATAAAGATCTATGAGTACATGGCCATGGGCAAACCTGTGATAACCACCAGACTTCCAGGAGTTGTGAAGGAGTTTGGAGAAGACAACGGTATTTCCTATGTTGAAAAACCTTCTGATGTTCTGGTGAAGGCTTCTGATATTGACGTTATAATTGAAGGTGGGAAGGCAAGGAGATTTGCTGAGGATAATGATTGGAATAAGATCACTGATGAATTTGAGAGTACTTTGAATGGAGTTGTTAGAATTGAATGA
- a CDS encoding NAD-dependent epimerase/dehydratase family protein — MDYSEYDGKTVLVTGGAGCVGSNLCRKLSELDVEKVIILDNLSSAYEWNIPSSEKVQFVEGDILNDEDLKRVFKENPDYVFHLAAHFANQNSVDNPEKDLMVNGIGILKVLEYAQLTSVDRFVYSSSGCGVYGLESKMPFKEHDISINLHTPYQVTKLLGELYTNYFHNLYNLPIVNARFFNVFGPGEVPGKYRNVIPNFFYWSMNGQALPITGNGTETRDWTYVEDIVSGLLAMGVIEEAVGEAINLGSSKDHKVVDMANLVNGLTGNESGIKFTERRNWDAKTCLLSSIDKAQDILGYKPKMSFEDGLKKTHHWFVDNWENIDKSAEF; from the coding sequence ATGGATTACTCAGAATATGATGGAAAAACAGTGCTTGTTACAGGTGGAGCAGGATGTGTCGGCAGTAATCTATGCCGAAAATTGTCTGAATTGGATGTTGAAAAAGTTATAATACTTGACAACCTTTCATCTGCCTATGAATGGAACATACCTTCTTCTGAGAAGGTTCAATTTGTTGAAGGAGATATTCTCAACGATGAAGACTTGAAAAGGGTTTTTAAGGAAAATCCTGACTATGTATTCCATCTGGCTGCACACTTTGCAAACCAGAACTCGGTTGACAACCCTGAAAAGGATTTAATGGTCAACGGAATCGGAATTCTAAAGGTATTGGAGTATGCACAGCTTACAAGTGTTGACAGATTTGTTTATTCCTCATCCGGATGCGGTGTTTATGGATTGGAATCTAAAATGCCCTTCAAAGAACACGATATTTCAATAAACCTTCACACACCTTACCAGGTCACGAAATTATTGGGGGAACTTTACACCAATTACTTCCATAATCTTTATAATCTCCCAATTGTTAATGCACGTTTTTTTAACGTGTTCGGGCCGGGTGAAGTCCCAGGAAAGTACCGTAACGTGATTCCAAACTTCTTTTACTGGTCCATGAACGGTCAAGCCTTACCAATAACTGGAAACGGTACAGAAACAAGGGACTGGACTTATGTTGAGGATATTGTTTCCGGACTCTTAGCTATGGGAGTTATTGAAGAAGCAGTTGGGGAAGCCATAAACTTAGGTTCATCCAAGGATCACAAGGTTGTGGACATGGCCAACCTTGTGAACGGTTTGACTGGAAATGAATCCGGTATAAAATTCACAGAGCGTAGAAATTGGGATGCAAAAACCTGTTTGTTATCTTCAATTGATAAAGCTCAGGATATTTTGGGTTATAAACCTAAAATGAGCTTTGAAGATGGTTTGAAGAAGACTCACCACTGGTTTGTTGACAACTGGGAAAACATCGACAAGAGTGCGGAGTTTTAA
- a CDS encoding NAD-dependent epimerase/dehydratase family protein — protein sequence METQKILVTGGAGFIGTNLVNELMSRGHEVTAADLYNNERDDYIRADVRNYRQVENLFEGQKYDYVYHLAAEYGRWNGEAYYENLWQTNVIGTKNMIRLQEKLGFRMIFFSSAEVYGDYNGVMSEDVMEKNPISDTYQMNDYAISKWAGELMCMNSASMFDTETVRVRPVNCYGPQEHFTPYRGFIPKFIYYSLFNKPYTVYKGHKRIIDYVEDTARTFANIVDNFKPGEAYNIGGKQEWEMEIKDYSDLVLNAVGVDDSLVTYEEAEPFTTQVKTIDFSKSIRDLKHNPKVNPAEGIKKTVEWMKWYYRV from the coding sequence ATAGAAACCCAAAAAATATTGGTAACTGGGGGAGCAGGGTTCATAGGAACAAACCTCGTGAACGAATTGATGAGCAGGGGCCATGAAGTAACAGCTGCTGACCTCTACAACAATGAGAGAGATGATTACATAAGGGCGGATGTAAGAAATTACAGGCAAGTTGAAAACCTATTTGAAGGTCAAAAATATGACTATGTCTACCATCTTGCAGCTGAATACGGACGCTGGAACGGTGAAGCCTACTACGAAAATCTCTGGCAGACCAATGTAATAGGTACAAAGAACATGATACGCCTCCAAGAAAAATTGGGTTTCAGAATGATCTTTTTCTCTTCAGCTGAAGTTTACGGGGATTATAATGGTGTGATGAGTGAAGATGTCATGGAAAAAAATCCTATTTCAGATACTTATCAAATGAACGACTATGCGATAAGTAAATGGGCAGGGGAGCTCATGTGCATGAACTCTGCAAGCATGTTTGACACAGAAACCGTCAGGGTACGCCCAGTTAACTGTTACGGTCCGCAGGAACATTTCACACCTTACAGAGGTTTCATACCAAAATTTATTTATTATTCTCTATTTAACAAACCTTACACGGTCTATAAGGGACATAAACGTATTATAGACTACGTTGAAGATACTGCAAGGACGTTTGCAAATATAGTGGATAACTTCAAACCAGGAGAGGCCTACAACATAGGTGGAAAACAGGAATGGGAAATGGAAATTAAGGACTATTCTGATCTGGTTTTAAATGCTGTTGGAGTGGATGATTCACTGGTCACTTACGAAGAGGCAGAACCATTCACAACTCAGGTGAAAACCATAGACTTCTCTAAATCTATCAGGGACTTAAAACATAACCCTAAGGTTAATCCGGCGGAGGGGATCAAAAAAACAGTTGAATGGATGAAATGGTACTACAGAGTTTAA
- a CDS encoding FxLYD domain-containing protein: MIVLIVGISGCTEKKATNGTWGEKPAANSSSLQVINSTGNYYDYNGTNYYYVSGYIQNNAESDASNVKIVTTAYDSSGNVFAVNDTAYLKPQTIPATGQSRFYAGFEDPDNNIVRYDVEVSITQ, translated from the coding sequence ATGATTGTACTTATTGTTGGAATATCCGGCTGCACAGAGAAAAAAGCCACAAACGGAACCTGGGGAGAAAAACCAGCTGCAAATTCATCTTCTTTGCAGGTGATAAATTCCACAGGAAATTATTACGATTACAACGGAACAAATTACTATTACGTTTCAGGATATATACAGAACAACGCTGAAAGCGACGCGTCCAACGTTAAGATAGTCACAACTGCATACGATTCATCAGGAAATGTATTTGCAGTCAATGACACTGCATATTTAAAACCACAAACAATCCCTGCAACTGGACAATCTAGGTTTTATGCAGGATTTGAGGATCCTGACAACAATATAGTGAGGTACGATGTGGAAGTAAGTATTACACAGTGA
- a CDS encoding ABC transporter ATP-binding protein: MFQKENFKAKIQKSSTWMYMSTLKRVMSRKVVLAISLMVFISLTEAVGLLLLLPLMQLVGLDVGQGSLGQIAGLTAYFFSFIGLKPTLVMVLVIYVAVISLNAILRRWQTIKSFAIEYEFAAHLRKHLYKSITNTNWLFFIKMRASDFAHALTYEIERVSNGTYQFLTMISSIMVLFVYLIFTLKVYGLLTILILFVGVVLILILKKKASSSRSSGEELSYTSKDMYSSIIQHMDGMKTIKSFGMQKSNIGEFSKITDQVALRYTNAIRSYADVRAFFEIGSVVFLSVIVAVMIQVMNVPTAGVLLLIFLFVRMVPMFSSIQQSYQYFINMLPAFGTIVDLEKRCEDAAEPEIEIHKGSIPENFISKGISGVFLNNKAQGGSVLDECPVLNGGIELRNVSFSYLSDNNFAINELNLMIKTGETTAIVGRSGAGKSTVADMIMGLIQPDNGEMFLNGEKLTANQMVSWRNQIGYVAQETFLFNDTVRSNLLIANPEAHEKDIEDALKLAAAYDFVLNLPDGLETVIGDRGVKLSGGERQRIALARALLRKPSLLILDEATSNLDSENERHILGAIERLHGSITILIIAHRLSTIRRADVIYLIDGGSLVESGTWNGLVSKNGKFKAFCEVQGVINS; encoded by the coding sequence ATGTTCCAAAAGGAGAATTTTAAAGCCAAAATACAAAAAAGCAGTACATGGATGTATATGTCAACTTTAAAAAGGGTTATGTCCCGAAAGGTTGTCTTAGCCATTTCTTTGATGGTTTTCATTAGTCTCACAGAAGCCGTTGGTCTCCTATTACTGCTTCCACTTATGCAGCTTGTGGGTTTGGATGTTGGCCAGGGTTCTCTGGGCCAGATAGCAGGTTTAACCGCATACTTCTTTTCTTTTATAGGTTTAAAACCTACTTTGGTAATGGTTCTGGTTATTTATGTGGCAGTTATCAGTCTGAATGCCATTTTACGGCGCTGGCAGACAATTAAAAGCTTCGCCATTGAATACGAATTTGCAGCTCACCTGAGAAAACATCTTTACAAGAGCATTACCAATACCAATTGGCTGTTTTTCATTAAAATGAGGGCATCGGACTTTGCCCATGCTTTAACCTATGAAATTGAGAGGGTAAGCAACGGCACCTACCAGTTTTTAACCATGATATCAAGTATAATGGTACTTTTTGTTTACCTAATTTTTACATTAAAGGTATATGGATTGTTAACAATTCTTATCCTCTTTGTAGGGGTTGTGCTTATACTCATACTCAAAAAGAAAGCCAGTTCCTCTCGTTCTAGCGGTGAAGAATTATCTTATACATCCAAAGATATGTACTCCTCCATTATTCAGCACATGGACGGTATGAAGACCATCAAAAGTTTTGGAATGCAAAAAAGCAATATTGGGGAATTTTCGAAGATAACAGACCAGGTGGCCCTTAGATATACCAATGCCATTCGAAGCTATGCAGATGTGAGGGCGTTCTTTGAAATTGGGTCTGTGGTATTTTTGAGCGTAATTGTGGCTGTTATGATCCAGGTTATGAACGTTCCGACTGCAGGGGTTCTTTTGTTGATCTTTTTATTTGTTCGTATGGTTCCGATGTTTTCAAGTATCCAGCAGAGCTACCAGTATTTCATTAACATGTTACCTGCATTTGGAACGATTGTGGATCTAGAAAAACGCTGTGAAGATGCTGCAGAACCTGAAATAGAAATTCATAAAGGTTCTATTCCAGAAAACTTTATTTCCAAAGGAATTTCAGGGGTTTTTTTAAATAATAAGGCTCAAGGAGGTTCGGTTTTAGATGAGTGTCCTGTTTTAAATGGAGGAATTGAACTTCGAAATGTTTCATTTTCTTACCTTTCAGACAATAATTTTGCTATAAATGAACTGAACTTGATGATAAAAACTGGAGAGACAACTGCAATTGTCGGCAGATCTGGAGCAGGGAAAAGCACGGTTGCAGACATGATCATGGGGTTAATACAACCGGATAATGGTGAAATGTTTTTAAATGGAGAAAAGTTAACTGCCAATCAGATGGTTTCATGGAGGAATCAGATAGGATACGTTGCACAGGAAACATTTCTTTTCAACGACACAGTACGTTCCAATTTATTAATTGCAAATCCTGAAGCGCATGAAAAGGATATTGAAGATGCTTTGAAGCTTGCAGCCGCCTATGATTTTGTTTTAAATTTACCTGATGGGCTGGAAACAGTTATAGGGGACCGCGGGGTTAAGTTGTCTGGGGGTGAGAGGCAGAGAATAGCACTGGCCCGGGCACTTCTTCGTAAACCTTCCCTTTTGATACTTGATGAGGCCACAAGCAACCTGGACTCAGAAAATGAGAGGCATATACTGGGAGCAATAGAGCGGCTGCATGGCTCTATAACCATACTGATCATTGCCCACCGCCTGTCCACTATACGTAGGGCAGATGTTATCTATCTGATTGATGGTGGATCTCTGGTTGAATCCGGAACATGGAATGGTCTAGTGTCTAAAAATGGGAAGTTCAAAGCATTCTGTGAAGTGCAGGGAGTTATTAATAGTTAA
- a CDS encoding nucleotidyltransferase domain-containing protein, with protein MKMTKNTDFALKIVPEDKLLLLCARTVLESETKVKIRSLIEESLNWDYLIQRASQHRLTQLLYWNLKDFNVPETILDRLKENFEGNGRRNLLMLGELLKVLKLFGSGGITAVPYKGPVLALYAYQNLSLRQFDDLDIFVNRKDVLKVKEILVSQGYKPQFEVEGFMQRRFLKSQREYKFVNPKTNVHIEIHWQFPGVSFSFSSETKFLEDPESRTMIKVNNKEISSLSTENMFLILCIHASGHLWERLSWICDISKLIQSHEMDWEHVFEKADELGIKRVLKVSLLLAVGLFALKLPDAVLEDIKSDEKVKNLVFKVKKRIFQEGSENIFQMADVRLNIRENRSNRVKDLFNILFNPTNKEWDESSLKLILPPVSYILRFINVFKDY; from the coding sequence ATGAAAATGACAAAAAATACTGATTTTGCATTGAAAATAGTTCCTGAAGATAAATTACTTTTGTTATGTGCCAGAACGGTTCTTGAGTCTGAAACTAAGGTCAAAATCAGATCTTTAATTGAAGAAAGTCTAAATTGGGATTATCTGATTCAGAGAGCTTCTCAACATAGGTTAACACAGCTTCTGTACTGGAATTTAAAGGATTTTAATGTCCCTGAAACTATTTTGGATAGGTTAAAGGAGAATTTTGAGGGAAATGGTCGAAGGAACCTGTTGATGTTAGGGGAACTTTTAAAAGTTTTGAAATTGTTTGGATCTGGGGGCATAACTGCTGTACCATATAAAGGACCGGTTCTTGCCCTCTATGCATACCAAAATCTTTCACTTAGACAGTTCGATGACCTTGACATTTTTGTTAATAGAAAGGATGTGCTGAAGGTTAAAGAAATTCTTGTTTCTCAGGGATACAAACCCCAATTTGAAGTAGAGGGGTTCATGCAAAGGAGATTCCTCAAATCACAGCGAGAGTACAAATTTGTTAATCCTAAAACTAATGTGCATATTGAGATTCACTGGCAGTTTCCAGGAGTTTCATTCTCATTTTCGTCTGAAACGAAATTTTTAGAGGATCCAGAAAGTAGAACAATGATTAAAGTAAATAATAAGGAAATATCTTCTCTTTCAACTGAGAATATGTTTTTAATACTCTGTATACATGCTTCTGGGCACCTTTGGGAACGTTTATCGTGGATATGTGATATATCTAAGTTGATCCAGTCCCATGAGATGGATTGGGAACACGTATTTGAAAAAGCTGATGAATTGGGAATTAAGCGAGTTTTAAAGGTTAGTCTTCTTCTGGCGGTGGGCCTATTTGCTTTAAAACTTCCAGATGCTGTTTTAGAAGATATAAAATCTGATGAGAAAGTTAAAAATCTGGTTTTTAAAGTTAAAAAGAGGATTTTTCAGGAAGGTTCTGAAAATATTTTCCAAATGGCAGATGTACGTTTAAATATCCGGGAAAACAGGTCTAATCGGGTTAAAGATCTTTTTAATATTTTATTTAATCCAACAAACAAAGAATGGGATGAATCATCATTAAAACTGATTTTGCCACCAGTATCTTACATTTTGAGGTTTATAAATGTTTTTAAGGATTATTAA